The following coding sequences are from one Paenibacillus stellifer window:
- a CDS encoding DUF350 domain-containing protein, translating to MEHTVDAMLNHPLGSVIGYFAVAVLELIVFLWLFEMVTRYNCWEEIRKGNVAVSMATGGKIFGLCNVMRFSIQSGSSIYETMKWSLVGFVLLLAAYLMFEFLTPFMSIDKEIAADNRAVGLTAMLISASLSYVIGTAIL from the coding sequence ATGGAGCACACGGTAGACGCCATGCTGAACCACCCGCTGGGAAGCGTGATCGGCTATTTCGCGGTTGCTGTTCTGGAGCTGATTGTCTTTCTGTGGCTCTTTGAAATGGTGACCCGGTATAACTGCTGGGAGGAGATCCGGAAGGGGAACGTGGCGGTATCCATGGCGACAGGCGGCAAAATATTCGGCCTCTGCAACGTCATGCGTTTCAGCATTCAGTCGGGCTCTTCCATTTACGAGACGATGAAGTGGTCGCTGGTCGGTTTTGTACTGCTGCTTGCGGCTTATCTCATGTTCGAGTTTCTGACCCCCTTCATGTCCATCGACAAGGAAATCGCGGCGGATAACCGTGCGGTAGGTCTGACGGCAATGCTGATATCCGCTTCGCTGTCTTATGTAATCGGAACTGCGATACTGTAA
- a CDS encoding MFS transporter, giving the protein MKASTLRGQAALLLAVNALFVLSGALSGTFLNVYLWKSRQDFAMIGWFTVAQQLALGLSFWVAGKWVKEHNKMNALRLGIAVSGLFYLAVLWLGSRAVQYIWPLGILLGIASGLFWLAFNIVYFEITDRDSRDAFNGWVGLLGSLTGIVGPWVSGRLISAMHGSLGYRIVFILSLCIYAAAAVLSFFLKKRKTSGEYQWVEPWRRLKDSRKWRQTSAALLFQGLREGVFSFLIGLLVYLAAKEESRLGQFTLITSAVSLFSFWAAGKWLKPRFRSAGMLSGAFLLIAVIVPLLWKVSYVTLLLMGIGTSLFIPLYMLPMVSTSFDLMGENEDSANRRVELIVLRELSLMTGRLTGTLIYIGILSISASPRTITLLMLGLGAAPIGSWLFLRRRLRQEDGGRNPAG; this is encoded by the coding sequence ATGAAGGCTTCGACGCTGCGGGGCCAGGCGGCGCTGCTGCTGGCGGTCAACGCATTGTTTGTGCTGTCGGGAGCGCTGTCGGGAACCTTTCTGAACGTCTATTTGTGGAAGAGCCGTCAGGATTTCGCCATGATCGGATGGTTCACCGTCGCCCAGCAGCTTGCCCTGGGCCTGAGCTTCTGGGTGGCGGGCAAATGGGTGAAAGAGCATAACAAAATGAACGCCCTGCGGCTTGGTATCGCCGTTTCGGGCCTTTTTTATCTGGCCGTGTTGTGGCTGGGATCAAGAGCCGTCCAATATATTTGGCCGCTCGGTATCCTGCTTGGCATCGCTTCGGGATTGTTCTGGCTGGCGTTCAACATCGTGTACTTCGAAATTACGGACCGCGACAGCCGGGACGCCTTCAACGGATGGGTGGGGCTGCTGGGTTCCCTGACCGGGATTGTGGGCCCGTGGGTATCCGGCCGGCTGATTTCGGCCATGCATGGCAGCCTGGGCTACCGGATTGTCTTCATCCTTTCGCTCTGCATTTATGCCGCCGCTGCGGTTCTCAGCTTCTTTCTGAAGAAGCGGAAAACCTCTGGTGAATACCAGTGGGTGGAGCCGTGGCGCAGGCTCAAAGACAGCCGGAAATGGCGACAGACATCAGCTGCACTCTTGTTCCAAGGACTCCGGGAAGGCGTGTTCTCTTTCCTGATCGGCCTCCTGGTATACCTGGCGGCCAAGGAGGAGAGCCGGCTCGGGCAATTCACACTGATTACTTCGGCGGTATCGCTCTTCAGCTTCTGGGCGGCCGGCAAATGGCTGAAGCCGAGGTTCCGCTCCGCAGGAATGCTCTCTGGGGCATTCCTGCTCATCGCCGTAATTGTGCCGCTGCTCTGGAAGGTCAGCTATGTTACCCTGCTGCTGATGGGGATCGGAACCTCCCTCTTCATTCCGCTGTACATGCTGCCAATGGTCTCGACAAGCTTTGATCTGATGGGCGAAAATGAGGACAGCGCCAACAGGCGCGTCGAGCTGATTGTATTGCGTGAGCTTTCGCTGATGACCGGACGCTTGACGGGTACTTTGATCTATATAGGCATATTGTCGATAAGCGCCTCTCCGCGAACGATCACGCTGCTTATGCTGGGACTTGGGGCAGCGCCGATTGGAAGCTGGCTGTTTCTGCGGCGCAGACTCAGGCAGGAGGACGGCGGCAGAAACCCCGCTGGATAA
- the dcuS gene encoding DcuS/MalK family sensor histidine kinase — protein MGETGPLGKKKGYGLRTRVAVMVSAVVMLVLLVLYVIFRNQIIPQTRHALEEKANAVARTVALMPMVAEGLSQGRSREIQAYTSQITGSNDILFVVVIDMDSIRFSHPDPSLIGKPFAGGGQEAALRGEESVSEGEGMLGKSVRSFVPVYNEKGKQVGAVVVGVSLERVHRLVRRNDWTIIAILLSGALLGAGGAIVLARKIKNMMLGFEPTDITRLLEERSAMLQSVREGIIAVDHEARITMINVEAERLLGTAGITGGVMSRHIGEYWPELHLEQVLATGEAKRDQLLELNGITVLSSSVPIRVDGEIAGAIATFRDKTELAVLAERLSGISVYADALRAGAHEFMNKLHVIMGMVHMGLYDDLRQYISGTVSNYQQEIGQITSRIKDPVMAGFLLGKLSRAREAGIQLLLAEDSYLPESADTGDMHELITIVGNLLDNAMDALEEQCIREIELAFDYDEDCKQLICSVWDSGPGIPEALRERVFTQGFSTKGEHRGIGLYLVKTSVEKLHGRIRLRDDGRPGTAFDVEVPYAVKDEETV, from the coding sequence ATGGGGGAAACCGGACCGTTGGGGAAGAAGAAAGGCTACGGGCTGAGGACGCGGGTTGCTGTTATGGTATCTGCGGTTGTGATGCTCGTACTGTTAGTGCTGTATGTGATTTTCAGAAACCAGATTATACCGCAGACCAGACATGCGCTGGAGGAGAAGGCGAACGCTGTTGCAAGGACGGTCGCTCTAATGCCCATGGTGGCCGAGGGGCTGAGTCAAGGCCGAAGCCGGGAGATTCAGGCCTATACCTCCCAAATTACGGGCAGCAATGATATTTTGTTCGTGGTCGTGATCGATATGGACAGCATCCGTTTCTCGCATCCCGATCCTTCCCTGATCGGCAAGCCCTTTGCCGGCGGAGGACAGGAGGCAGCGCTTCGCGGGGAGGAGAGCGTCTCCGAGGGCGAAGGCATGCTGGGCAAATCGGTGCGGTCTTTTGTGCCAGTATATAATGAGAAGGGCAAGCAGGTCGGGGCAGTCGTGGTGGGAGTCTCGCTGGAACGGGTTCACCGGCTCGTACGGCGGAACGATTGGACGATCATTGCGATTCTGCTGTCCGGCGCTCTGCTGGGAGCCGGCGGCGCCATCGTTCTGGCCAGAAAAATCAAGAACATGATGCTGGGCTTCGAGCCTACGGACATCACCCGGCTGCTGGAAGAACGCAGCGCGATGCTCCAGTCCGTACGCGAAGGCATCATTGCCGTAGATCATGAAGCCCGGATTACGATGATCAATGTGGAAGCGGAACGGCTGCTGGGAACGGCGGGGATAACGGGCGGCGTCATGTCCCGGCATATCGGGGAATACTGGCCTGAGCTGCATCTGGAGCAGGTGCTGGCGACCGGTGAAGCGAAGAGGGATCAGCTTCTGGAGCTGAACGGCATCACCGTGCTGTCAAGCAGTGTGCCGATTCGAGTGGATGGCGAAATCGCCGGGGCCATCGCCACATTCAGGGACAAGACTGAGCTTGCCGTGCTGGCCGAAAGGCTCTCCGGCATTTCCGTATATGCGGATGCGCTGCGGGCCGGTGCGCATGAGTTCATGAACAAGCTGCATGTTATCATGGGCATGGTGCATATGGGGCTGTACGACGATCTGAGGCAGTATATCTCCGGAACGGTCAGCAACTATCAGCAGGAAATCGGACAGATTACGAGCCGGATCAAGGATCCGGTTATGGCGGGATTTCTGCTAGGGAAGCTCAGCCGCGCCCGTGAGGCGGGAATCCAGCTGCTGCTGGCGGAGGACAGCTATTTGCCGGAATCCGCCGATACTGGCGACATGCATGAGCTGATCACGATTGTCGGGAATTTGCTGGACAACGCCATGGATGCACTGGAGGAACAGTGCATACGGGAGATTGAGCTTGCTTTTGATTACGATGAGGACTGCAAGCAGTTGATCTGCTCCGTATGGGACAGCGGGCCCGGCATTCCGGAAGCGCTGCGTGAACGGGTGTTCACTCAGGGATTCTCCACCAAAGGGGAACACCGGGGAATCGGATTGTATCTGGTCAAGACAAGCGTGGAGAAGCTGCATGGCCGGATTCGGCTGAGGGATGACGGAAGGCCGGGAACTGCGTTTGACGTTGAGGTTCCATATGCTGTAAAGGATGAGGAAACTGTATGA
- a CDS encoding response regulator translates to MNIQVLIVEDDPMVAKFNRHYLEQVPGFEFADWAASGSEAGRMLAVKKIDLILLDIYIPHTNGLQLLSMLREQGSTVDIMVISAASDNASIRKALQFGAVDYLIKPFEFARFQAALAAYREKHLLMKHREHLSQEQLDKLLRYSAAAAEEGRQPEQLPKGLAEGTLESIWSTILALEDPAFSTEDITLRVPISRISVRKYLAFLTEAGVLQMEIGYGAVGRPVYMYSVSSDGQERMNRYL, encoded by the coding sequence ATGAACATTCAAGTGCTGATCGTTGAGGATGATCCGATGGTGGCCAAGTTCAACCGCCATTACCTGGAGCAGGTGCCGGGCTTCGAGTTCGCGGACTGGGCAGCTTCGGGCAGCGAGGCTGGCCGGATGCTTGCCGTGAAGAAAATCGACCTTATTCTGCTGGATATCTATATTCCGCATACCAACGGGCTGCAGCTTCTGTCGATGCTTCGGGAGCAGGGAAGCACGGTTGATATTATGGTGATCTCGGCAGCGAGCGACAATGCCAGCATTCGCAAAGCGCTGCAATTTGGCGCTGTCGACTATTTGATCAAACCGTTTGAGTTCGCCCGTTTTCAGGCGGCGCTTGCCGCATACAGGGAGAAACACTTGCTGATGAAGCACAGGGAGCATCTCAGCCAGGAGCAGCTGGACAAGCTGCTGCGTTATTCAGCGGCTGCCGCGGAAGAAGGGAGACAGCCGGAGCAGCTCCCCAAAGGTCTTGCCGAAGGCACGCTGGAGAGTATATGGAGCACCATATTGGCGCTGGAGGACCCGGCATTTTCCACTGAAGACATTACCTTGAGAGTTCCGATATCGCGCATTTCCGTCCGGAAATATTTGGCGTTTCTGACTGAGGCAGGCGTGCTTCAGATGGAGATCGGCTATGGGGCGGTCGGCCGACCGGTTTACATGTATTCGGTAAGTTCTGATGGCCAGGAACGCATGAACCGGTATTTATAG
- a CDS encoding flavocytochrome c, with amino-acid sequence MKKRTATALILILSVMLVIAGCGSSTNSSAKESASPESTATASSGAEKTEAVSGASETSYTPIDQLKDKYDIIIVGAGGAGMTAALEAKAAGANPVIFEKMPVAGGNTTKSSSGMNASETKFQKEQGIEDSNDLFYEETLKGGHGTNDKAMLRFFVDNSAAAIDWLDSIGIRLNNITITGGMNEKRTHRPEDGSAVGQYLVKGLTKNVQEQGIPVFVNADVKEITQQDGKVTGVKVLFNQADEKTIAGSAVVVTTGGFGANKEMIAEVRPDLEGYVTTNQIGSTGDGIKMIEALGGTTVDMDQIQVHPTVQQEKSYLIGEAVRGEGAILVSSEAKRFVNELDTRDKVTAAINSLPEKSAYLVFDSGVKSRAKAIEQYEKMGFVLKGDTIEALAQAMNVPADQLKTTLDTWNASVKSKKDTEFGRTTGMDNDLSAAPYYAIKIGPGIHYTMGGVKINTNTEVLNKAGQPIPGLFAAGEVTGGLHGQNRIGGNSVAEIIIFGRQAGIKSAEFVKANP; translated from the coding sequence ATGAAAAAGAGAACAGCGACAGCGCTCATCCTCATTCTTTCGGTTATGCTCGTAATCGCGGGATGCGGCAGCAGCACGAACAGCAGCGCCAAGGAAAGCGCAAGTCCTGAGAGTACGGCCACGGCCAGCAGCGGAGCGGAGAAGACCGAAGCGGTATCCGGCGCGTCCGAAACAAGCTATACGCCGATTGACCAGTTGAAGGACAAATACGATATTATCATTGTCGGCGCAGGCGGGGCCGGAATGACAGCAGCGCTCGAAGCGAAAGCTGCCGGCGCGAACCCGGTTATTTTCGAGAAAATGCCGGTGGCTGGTGGGAATACTACTAAATCCTCGTCCGGGATGAACGCTTCCGAGACGAAGTTCCAGAAAGAGCAAGGCATCGAAGACAGCAATGATCTCTTCTATGAAGAGACCTTAAAAGGCGGACACGGTACGAACGACAAGGCGATGCTCCGTTTCTTCGTGGACAATTCCGCGGCTGCGATCGACTGGCTGGATTCCATCGGCATCCGGCTGAACAATATCACGATAACGGGCGGCATGAACGAGAAGCGCACGCATCGTCCGGAAGACGGTTCCGCAGTCGGGCAGTATCTCGTCAAAGGATTGACGAAGAATGTGCAGGAGCAAGGCATTCCAGTTTTTGTGAATGCTGATGTGAAAGAAATCACACAACAGGATGGCAAAGTGACCGGCGTGAAGGTTCTCTTCAATCAGGCGGATGAAAAGACGATAGCGGGCAGCGCAGTTGTTGTTACAACAGGCGGATTCGGTGCCAACAAGGAAATGATCGCCGAAGTCAGACCCGATCTGGAAGGCTATGTGACGACGAACCAGATTGGCAGCACCGGCGACGGCATCAAGATGATTGAGGCGCTTGGCGGAACGACCGTCGATATGGACCAGATCCAGGTTCATCCGACGGTACAGCAGGAGAAATCGTATCTGATCGGCGAAGCGGTGCGCGGAGAGGGAGCCATCCTTGTGTCCAGTGAAGCCAAGCGTTTCGTTAACGAGCTGGATACCCGCGACAAGGTAACGGCAGCAATTAATTCGCTTCCCGAGAAATCGGCTTATCTCGTATTCGATTCCGGCGTCAAATCCAGAGCCAAAGCGATTGAGCAGTATGAAAAAATGGGCTTCGTTCTCAAGGGAGATACGATCGAAGCTCTGGCGCAGGCCATGAATGTTCCGGCTGACCAGCTTAAGACGACTCTGGACACATGGAATGCTAGCGTAAAGAGCAAGAAGGACACAGAGTTTGGCAGAACGACAGGGATGGACAATGATTTGTCCGCCGCTCCGTATTACGCGATTAAGATCGGCCCCGGCATTCACTACACGATGGGCGGCGTGAAGATCAACACGAACACGGAAGTTCTGAACAAAGCAGGCCAGCCGATTCCCGGGCTGTTCGCGGCAGGTGAAGTAACGGGCGGTCTGCACGGGCAAAACCGGATCGGCGGCAACTCCGTCGCGGAGATTATTATTTTCGGCCGTCAAGCCGGTATCAAATCCGCTGAGTTTGTTAAAGCCAATCCATAA
- a CDS encoding NAD(P)/FAD-dependent oxidoreductase, which yields MNLISGSTPWPFTLPEAPAYPVLEEELSCECLIIGGGMGGAAAAYRLSRAGVDTVLIDKRKVAEGSTHANTGLLQVMSDKSLTACMNTFGRQQGLLFYRLCRQAVDDILALPDDLDIDPHIYPRPSLYYASSKDDVGALKSEYDTLIQSGFPFEWWEEKEMAAHFSFAKPAAIYGSNDAEANTYRMVHSMIAKAAERGARIYERTEALHCDYGSEDVICYTRHGKIRAKRVIFALGYETQEWKKDRGAELINTYAIVTPPLKIQLKWHERALIWETARPYLYFRLTPDNRIVAGGRDEPLTDPERRESRVISQCSELMNEVVKLFPETAGIRPEYQWGAVFGTTHDGLPLIGSHPRFPRCFFVEGYGGNGTVYSMIAARLLEDELAGRSTQGLELFSLTRTAKPSP from the coding sequence ATGAATTTGATCAGCGGAAGCACCCCCTGGCCATTCACGCTGCCGGAAGCGCCCGCTTACCCTGTGCTTGAGGAAGAGCTGAGCTGCGAGTGCCTTATTATCGGCGGCGGAATGGGCGGCGCAGCCGCTGCCTATCGCCTGTCCCGTGCCGGTGTTGACACCGTGCTGATCGATAAGCGAAAGGTCGCCGAAGGCAGCACCCATGCCAACACGGGACTGCTGCAGGTAATGAGCGACAAGTCGCTGACTGCGTGCATGAATACCTTCGGCCGGCAGCAGGGGCTGCTGTTCTACAGGCTCTGCCGGCAGGCCGTTGACGATATTCTCGCCCTGCCGGATGATCTAGATATCGATCCCCATATTTACCCGCGTCCCAGTCTGTATTATGCTTCCTCGAAAGATGATGTCGGAGCGCTTAAGAGCGAGTACGATACATTGATTCAGAGCGGCTTTCCCTTCGAGTGGTGGGAGGAAAAAGAAATGGCTGCGCATTTCTCCTTCGCCAAGCCTGCCGCCATATACGGCAGTAACGACGCGGAGGCTAATACTTACCGGATGGTGCACAGCATGATCGCCAAAGCGGCGGAACGCGGAGCCCGAATCTATGAGCGCACCGAAGCGCTTCACTGCGATTATGGAAGCGAAGACGTGATCTGTTACACCCGCCACGGCAAAATCAGGGCGAAGCGGGTCATATTCGCGCTCGGCTATGAGACCCAGGAGTGGAAAAAAGACCGGGGAGCCGAGCTCATCAATACTTATGCCATCGTGACTCCTCCGCTCAAAATCCAGCTAAAGTGGCATGAACGGGCCTTAATCTGGGAGACGGCCAGGCCTTATCTGTACTTCCGGCTGACGCCCGATAACCGGATTGTGGCAGGTGGCCGGGACGAGCCGTTGACCGATCCGGAGCGGCGGGAGAGCCGAGTCATCTCGCAGTGCAGCGAGCTGATGAACGAAGTCGTGAAGCTCTTCCCGGAGACCGCGGGTATCCGGCCTGAATATCAATGGGGAGCCGTCTTCGGCACTACCCATGACGGACTGCCGCTGATCGGTTCTCATCCCCGATTCCCCCGATGCTTCTTTGTGGAAGGCTACGGAGGGAACGGAACCGTCTACAGCATGATTGCCGCCCGGCTGCTGGAGGACGAGCTGGCCGGCCGATCTACTCAAGGGCTTGAACTGTTCTCGCTGACGCGTACGGCGAAGCCATCGCCATAG
- a CDS encoding spore coat protein, whose amino-acid sequence MYAQNSNSFMQDDDLLNVILADLKRTVREYTTAATESNCPSVRRVFNDLTMDTLRLQGDLYTQMKQMNMYQTPSKALRQDVDKEIQSAHQTYQQTQQFIQQKTGGAASFGASQDAFRRQNDTQHPYYM is encoded by the coding sequence TTGTACGCACAGAACAGCAACTCTTTTATGCAGGACGACGATCTGCTGAATGTGATTCTGGCCGATCTGAAACGGACGGTCCGGGAGTATACGACTGCCGCCACCGAATCGAACTGCCCCTCCGTCCGCCGCGTCTTTAATGATCTGACGATGGACACCCTGCGTCTTCAGGGCGACCTGTATACGCAGATGAAGCAGATGAATATGTACCAGACCCCTTCCAAGGCGCTCCGTCAGGACGTGGATAAAGAGATCCAGAGCGCGCATCAGACCTATCAGCAGACCCAGCAGTTCATTCAGCAAAAAACGGGCGGAGCAGCGTCCTTCGGCGCTTCCCAGGACGCGTTCCGCCGCCAGAACGACACTCAGCATCCTTACTATATGTAA
- a CDS encoding Lrp/AsnC family transcriptional regulator — translation MEQMNELKRKVLELLKEDARRTPELMATLLGVQVDEVKSAIEQMEQEHVIVKYATVVNWDKVDDERVTALIEVQITPERGRGFEGIAERIYMYPQVKSVYLMSGAFDLLVEVEGRNLREVANFVSEKLSPIDSVLSTKTNFTLKKYKQDGIIFEDHEEDNRLMISP, via the coding sequence ATGGAACAGATGAACGAGTTGAAGCGGAAGGTGCTGGAGCTCCTTAAGGAAGACGCAAGAAGAACACCCGAGCTTATGGCGACGCTCCTCGGAGTCCAGGTGGATGAAGTCAAATCCGCGATTGAGCAGATGGAGCAGGAGCATGTAATCGTGAAGTATGCGACTGTTGTTAATTGGGATAAAGTGGACGACGAACGGGTGACTGCGCTGATCGAGGTGCAGATTACGCCCGAGCGCGGCCGCGGATTTGAAGGAATTGCCGAACGCATTTATATGTACCCCCAGGTGAAATCGGTCTACCTGATGTCTGGCGCCTTCGACCTTCTGGTGGAAGTGGAGGGCCGGAATCTGCGGGAAGTGGCGAATTTCGTCTCCGAGAAGCTCTCGCCGATTGATTCCGTACTGTCGACCAAGACGAATTTTACACTCAAAAAATATAAACAAGACGGGATCATTTTCGAAGATCACGAAGAAGATAACCGACTGATGATCTCCCCGTAA